A window of ANME-2 cluster archaeon genomic DNA:
ACCTGTACCGAAACATTCCACTTCTTTTGCTCTTACCTGCAGTTTAAGGCTTGCTTCGAAGATACCCTCAATAATTCCCTCAACCAGTGCACACAGGGTCCGCCCCACATCCGGCATATCCGAACAGTCAAAACAGTCATGTACGACCAGGGTCAGCGGATCGAGGTTGTCTATCTCGATCTCACCAAGACCATGTAATTGCCAGAATCCGGCCAATTCTGGTAATAGTTCCTCAATGGAGCCGGCGCCAAAGAACCTGTCCATTTTCTGTCCAATATCGTTGCCTATCTTCTTGAAAACCGGTTTTGGGTTCATTCCATAGGCTTCCAGGCCGTACCTGATAGTGTGGCATAAAGTCCTGAAAAATTCCATTTCAGAATTGTCAGAATCGACTGTATCCATCAACTTGTCAATTATTCGATTATAGCAATTCTGCATCGGCATCTGGGAATATGCTATGAACTGGGAGTTTAAGGAATAGTACTTCTTTCTCTTGTCAGATTGGTCCTTTTGTTCCAAAATAATATCCTGCATAACCAGGTCTTTCAGATGTACCGAAATTGTGGATTTAGCTTTACAGCACTCGTTTACAACTTCTTCAAATGATTTGGACTGACCGTGGATAAAATCAAGTATTTTGAGTTTGACCGGACTGTCCAGTGCAACCATCCCGTTTTCAGTGGAATAAATAATAGTTATATTGTTTTTTGGCAGCATTTTATTGTAAAGTAATAAAATAATTATACATATATAAAATATTCGTTTTTGGATGCAATTATGCCTTTAGTATAAACGACACAGTATAATTCCAGTTATTTTTCAGATACGGATTTGCACGTATCAACACTGATTTGATTTTTATTAAATACCTTCCATCACAAACTTAATAGAATCGTATGATATCGACCCCAATAACCTTAAGATTGATAATTACAAACCATGTAGATCCGTGTCTATGTAATTATCAATTTCAATAATCCTAGATTGAAATAACTGGTTTTTGGGATAGTGCCAGTATAAACAACAAAACCGCAGGAATTATATCTTTCCCTTGCGGCGGTCGCTTTTATATTCTTCTACCAGTTTATCCAGCAGATGTTCTTTCTCTTTTTTTTTCTTTGAAGTCAGTTCTTCATTAAAACGTTTCTCTAAAGCGTTTAATTCTTCCGGGTCCACTACA
This region includes:
- a CDS encoding ArsR family transcriptional regulator, whose amino-acid sequence is MVALDSPVKLKILDFIHGQSKSFEEVVNECCKAKSTISVHLKDLVMQDIILEQKDQSDKRKKYYSLNSQFIAYSQMPMQNCYNRIIDKLMDTVDSDNSEMEFFRTLCHTIRYGLEAYGMNPKPVFKKIGNDIGQKMDRFFGAGSIEELLPELAGFWQLHGLGEIEIDNLDPLTLVVHDCFDCSDMPDVGRTLCALVEGIIEGIFEASLKLQVRAKEVECFGTGHNHCKFKIRIPD